The genomic stretch TTCGCCAAGACTGTGGCGCACTTGGGACACCAGTTCACCTTGCTCTTCTTGCGATAAACCAGTCCCTGCTCGTAGAGTTTCAAGAAGAACCACTGGTTCCAGCGATAGTATTCCGGCAAACATGTCGTGACTTCGCGCGACCAGTCATAGGCGAAGCCGAGGCGCTGCATTTGCGCTTTCATGTTGGCGATGTTGCGCAAGGTCCACTCGCGCGGGGGCGTGTTGTTCGAGATCGCGGCATTCTCTGCGGGCAAACCGAACGAATCCCAGCCCATGGGATGGAGCACGTTGTAGCCGCGCATCCACGTGTGGCGGGCCAGCGCGTCGCCGATGGCGTAGTTGCGCACGTGCCCCATGTGCAGCGCCCCCGAAGGATAGGGCAGCATCTCCAGCACGTAGTACTTCTTGCGGGGGGAGTCGGGGCCCTCGGCGCGGTACAGTTCCGGATCGCGGTCCCAGCGCGCCTGCCACTTCTGCTCGATGACCTGGGGCTGGTAGCGCTCCTCGCGCTCCTCCGCCGGGCGGGGCGCGGCCGGCGCCTGCTTCGGCGGCGCGGCGCTCATCTTCGGCTTGTTGGCGTCCGGCATGCAGATTCTCTGCTGCTAGCGGTGCCTTGATTTTACACGGCGCGCCGCGGAGCGCGCAGGGGGCTTGCTCTTCCTCCGTTTGGCCGGCTTCCCTTCCTCCACCAGTGCCTTCAGGATCTCGACGTTGCGCAGATCGTCTCCGGGCTCGTCGATGGGTGTCTCCGCGATGAAGGCGGCCTGCGCCAGCCGCGGATCGTTGAGCAGCCGCCAGAAGGGCGGGATGCCGATGGTGCCCTCCCCGATGTGCTGGTGGCGGTCGAGCTTCGATCCGCGCTCCGCCTTGGCGTCGTTGCAGTGCCAGACGGGCACGTTGACCAGCCCCACCGTGGCGTCCAGTTGGCGCAGCGTCTCTTCCATGCCCTCGCGGCTGACTAGGTCGTAGCCGGCCACGTAGGTGTGGCAGGTATCGATGCAGGCCGCCACCGGCGCCACCGGTCGCAGCACCTGCACCAGCTCCGCGATCTGCTCGAACGACCCGCCCAGCGAGAACTCCGCCCCCGCCGTGTTCTCCATCAGGATGGTGAAGCCGCCGCCCGCCAGGTCCAGCCCTTCCACCGCCTGCACGATGCCCTCGGCCACGCGCCGCAGGCCCTCCTCGCGCGTGCCTCCGCGGAACGACCCGGGATGCAGCACCAGGTACTCCGCCCCCAGGGCTAGCGCCCGCACCACCTCCCCGCGGAAAGCCTCGATCGAGCGCTGGCGAAAGGCCGCGTTCATCCCCGCCAGGTTGACCAGGTAGTTGGTGTGGATCACCAGCGGCTTCAGGTCGTGCAAGGCGCGCAGCCGCAGCATCTCCTGGCACTGGTGCTCGAACAGTTCGTAGGGCTGCCACTGCCGCGGGCTGGAGGAGAAGACCTGGAAGGCGTTGCAGCCCAGTCGCCAGGCGCGCTCCGCCGCCATCTCCACCCCTCCGGCGATGGAGGTGTGGATGCCGATGCGCCGCGCCGTCAGTTTGGGCGGATGCTCGGGCGGCGGCAGCTTCAGGATGTCCTGCTCGTCGCTCATAGCCATTCCTCGCGGCATGGCTTGGGATTCTAGCAGGCAGCCTTCCTCTCCCTCCCTGTCATCCTGAGCGAGCGCCGTCTTGCGGCTCCGCCGCAAGACGCCGCGAGTCGAAGGACCCCGCGTTCGCGTGCGCCAGCGGCAACGCTTGAGGGGGTCTTGCCGACACTGCCGGGAGAAAGCTTCCAATCGTTCTTACTGGGACATAGGCTGCAGGG from Terriglobales bacterium encodes the following:
- a CDS encoding class I tRNA ligase family protein, translating into MSAAPPKQAPAAPRPAEEREERYQPQVIEQKWQARWDRDPELYRAEGPDSPRKKYYVLEMLPYPSGALHMGHVRNYAIGDALARHTWMRGYNVLHPMGWDSFGLPAENAAISNNTPPREWTLRNIANMKAQMQRLGFAYDWSREVTTCLPEYYRWNQWFFLKLYEQGLVYRKKSKVNWCPKCATVLA
- a CDS encoding deoxyribonuclease IV, which gives rise to MPRGMAMSDEQDILKLPPPEHPPKLTARRIGIHTSIAGGVEMAAERAWRLGCNAFQVFSSSPRQWQPYELFEHQCQEMLRLRALHDLKPLVIHTNYLVNLAGMNAAFRQRSIEAFRGEVVRALALGAEYLVLHPGSFRGGTREEGLRRVAEGIVQAVEGLDLAGGGFTILMENTAGAEFSLGGSFEQIAELVQVLRPVAPVAACIDTCHTYVAGYDLVSREGMEETLRQLDATVGLVNVPVWHCNDAKAERGSKLDRHQHIGEGTIGIPPFWRLLNDPRLAQAAFIAETPIDEPGDDLRNVEILKALVEEGKPAKRRKSKPPARSAARRVKSRHR